The sequence CCCCGGTCTGCGTCGGAGTGTCCTGACCGGCCTTGGGCGACACCGGGCTCGCGTACTTCTTCACCGGCTTCTCGACCGTGCCGACGTTCTCGAAACCCGAGTTCGGGTACAGGAACAGGCGGTACAGGTTGGAGTACAGCGTGATCAGCTGGTCCTTCGAGGCACCTTCGACCTCGATGACCTTGAGCTTCTCGTCCCACGCGTTCTGCGCGGCGCCGGCCACGGACTCGAGCGTCGCGTTCGGGGCGAGCTCCTGCTCCATGTTCTTCTTCGCCTGGTCCACGCTGATCAGCGAGGTCGCGATCCGCATGTTCACCGTCTTGTCGGCGCCCGCGTCGAACTTCAGGTAGCCGAGGACGTTGTCCCGCTTCTGGTCACCCGAACCGGTCGACAGCTTCGAACCCGCGGTCACCGACTTGTCGAAGGTGGCGTAGACGAACATCCGGGTCGCGCCGGCCGAGAGTCCACTGCGGACGTCGCTGTACCCGGTGATGGACCGGCCGGCCGGGTCGAGCGTGAGCCCGCCGTTGTTGTTGACGTTGTCGAAGATCAGGTTCGAATCCGCTCCGGGGAACTTGAAGCGGTACAGCGCCGCGTGATCGGTCGGCGCGACCTCTGCCTTGATCCCGTTCTCGAAGTCGACGCCGTAGTAATGGGCCCGCGCCGTCTCGTTGGAATGCTTGAACGGCAGCTTCCGCGCCTCGCGGTCGGGATTCGGCACCCCGGACGCGGTGGAGGGCAGGAACTGGAAGGTCTGCCGGTCCGCCATCCACGGGCTCGGCGCGTGGCTCGCGGAGAACGCCTGCAGCGCCGGGAGGTTCTGCTCGTTGTTGCGCGAGTGGTACGAGTACATCCAGCTCAACGTGCCCGCGTCGGTCGTCGGGATCCAGAAGTTGAACCCGTGCGGAACCGCGGTGGCGGGCATGTTGTTCCCGCGCGAGAACGACCCGTTGGACAGTGACCCGCGCGTGGTCAGCACGTTGTCGGACGGGCGAAGGCTCGCCGGCGGCGTCGGCGTCGCCGAGACCTTGATGTCGTCCAGCCAGCCCTGCAGCGAACCCGGGCCGTCGGCGTTGTCGTAGCCGACGAGGATCCGGTCGATCGTCTTGCCCTTCGCGACCACGCCGATCTGCGAGCGCACCAGGTTCCACTGGTTGGTGTAGAGCACCTTGCTCGCGCCCTGGCCCTGCGGAGAGAGCCCGAAACCGTACTGGTCGACCGCGCCGAGCTGGCTCAGGTAGGTGCCATCGGTGAACGCCAGGTCCACCGCGACGTTCGTGCTCGGGTACTTGAGGTCGCCGCGGATGAACTCCGGCTGCACCTTGTACGACAGCTCCGAGGTCGCCGCCACCGGGATGTCGACGTCGAAGATCTTGTTGTACGACCAGCCGTGCCCCTGCGCCTTGTGGCTGCCGGAGTAGCGGAACGCGCGCAGACCGGTGAATCCGACCCGGTTCTTGCTGGTGTAGCCGCTGCCCGGGCCGCTGTCGGTGAAGCTGCGCATGTTCGGCAACGCCGGCGGGGCCGGGTCCTCGTTGGCCAGCAGCAGCTCCGAGAGCTGCAGGATCGGGCCGCCGTTGTTCTTGGTGACCTCGAGCCGGAAGAACTTGTACGCGGCGCTCGCGGTGGCGAGGCGGTACTCCTTCTTCTGGAACGGCTCGCTGAACTTCTGCCCGCTCTGCTTGTCCAGATCGGTCCAGGACTTACCGTCGGCGGATCCCTGGAGCGTCCAGTCCTGCGGGTTGCGGTTGTCGAAATCGTTCGCCGAGGACAGCGCGTACCGGGTGATCGACGTCGGCTCGGACAGCGTGATCTGCGCCCAGCCGGTCGGCGTCCAGGCCAGCCATTTGGTGTCGGTCGAGCCGTCGACGAGGTTCGCCACTCCCTCGTTGGGGGTGTTCTCGCTGTTGGCGGAGACCTCGGTGACCTTGCCGCGGATGTCACCGGGGATGGTGGTGGCGTTCGCGCCGTCGACACCGAAGGCCTTCGGCCGGCCGGACGGGTCGACGTCGACGGTGTCGCTCCACGTCGGCTCCGGTTCGCCCGGCTCGAACGAGGAGTAGAAGTCCGGTGGGGCCTCTTCGGCCGCGGCGGTGGCAGGGAGGGCTACCAGCCCGGACGCCACGACCGTGGCACTCAGAAGGCTGCAGACCCAAGGTCTGACGCTTCGGGGCATCGTTGCACCAATGCTTTCTCGCAGGGGAACCGGTGACGCCAAGAGAGAAAAGCTCGCGTGTGACATCGATGTCAAGACACCCGGACAAACCTGGCCCGAACTGGACAACCCGGATGCCCGGAAACCTGGTGGACAACCGACGGGGCCGGGGCCAGGGTGAAGACACGACTGAAGCCGATCCGGGAAACTGGGGTGGGGACATGCGGCGGTTGTCCATGCTCGGCGTGGCGGCGCTCATCACGGCAGGCTCGATACTCACGGCGCCGGCGGCCACCGCCGGCGAAACGACGCTCCGCCCGGTGCGCTCCTGCGCCGACCTGGTGCGGACCTATGACATCCCCGGCGCGGTCACGCACGTCGAGACCGCGACCGTGGTACCGGCGACGGCGACCGAACCGGAGAACTGCGACGTCCGCGGCCACGTCGAACCCGCGGTGCGGTTCCAGCTGCGGCTGCCGACCAAGACTTACGCGGGCCGGTACCTGCAGTTTGGCTGCGGCGGATTCTGCGGGGTGGTCAACACGCCTCCGTTCGCCGATTGCGGCTTCCCGCACGGCGGTGACGTCGCGGTCGCGGCCACCGATGACGGTCACGTCGGCAAGACCCCCGCGGTCGTCGATGACGGCAAGTGGGCCGAGAACGACCAGGCCGCGCGCGACGACTTCGCGTTCCGGGCGCCGCATGTGGTCTCGAAGGCGTCCAAGCGCCTGATCACGCACTTCTACGGTGCTCCGCCGAAGAAGTCGTACTTCAGCGGCTGCTCCGACGGTGGTCGCGAGGCGCTTCTGCTCGCGCAGCGCTATCCCCACGACTTCGACGGCATCGTCGCCGGCGCGCCCGCCGGGTACTGGGGGCCGCTGCTCGGCGTCTACCAGACCTGGCTCGCCAAGGTGAATACCGGCGCCGACGGCAAGCCGGTCCTGACCGAGGACAAACTCCCGGCCCTGCACGCCGCCGCACTGTCCTCTTGCGACAAGTCCGACGGGCTCGGCGACGGTGCCATCGACGATCCGCGTACCTGCCGCTTCGACCCGGCCACCATCGCCTGCCCGCCGGGCACCGACCACGCGGGCTGTCTCACCGCCGCGCAGGTCGGAGCCACCAAGAAGATCTACGCGCCGCCGACCGACGAACACGGCCGCAAGCTGTACCCGGGCGGCCAGACCGTCGGCTCCGAACTCTCCTGGTACGGCTGGATCATCCCGTCCCCGGAAACCGGCGGGATTCCGTTCGCGCACGCGCTCGCGGACAACTACCTGAAGTACATGGCGTACCCGATCGGGACACCGCATTCTTCGGTCGAGAAGTTCGCTTTCACCGCTCGTGAATTCGACAGACTGACCCCGGAAGGCGTCCGCTCCAACGCGATGGC comes from Amycolatopsis lurida and encodes:
- a CDS encoding GH92 family glycosyl hydrolase, giving the protein MPRSVRPWVCSLLSATVVASGLVALPATAAAEEAPPDFYSSFEPGEPEPTWSDTVDVDPSGRPKAFGVDGANATTIPGDIRGKVTEVSANSENTPNEGVANLVDGSTDTKWLAWTPTGWAQITLSEPTSITRYALSSANDFDNRNPQDWTLQGSADGKSWTDLDKQSGQKFSEPFQKKEYRLATASAAYKFFRLEVTKNNGGPILQLSELLLANEDPAPPALPNMRSFTDSGPGSGYTSKNRVGFTGLRAFRYSGSHKAQGHGWSYNKIFDVDIPVAATSELSYKVQPEFIRGDLKYPSTNVAVDLAFTDGTYLSQLGAVDQYGFGLSPQGQGASKVLYTNQWNLVRSQIGVVAKGKTIDRILVGYDNADGPGSLQGWLDDIKVSATPTPPASLRPSDNVLTTRGSLSNGSFSRGNNMPATAVPHGFNFWIPTTDAGTLSWMYSYHSRNNEQNLPALQAFSASHAPSPWMADRQTFQFLPSTASGVPNPDREARKLPFKHSNETARAHYYGVDFENGIKAEVAPTDHAALYRFKFPGADSNLIFDNVNNNGGLTLDPAGRSITGYSDVRSGLSAGATRMFVYATFDKSVTAGSKLSTGSGDQKRDNVLGYLKFDAGADKTVNMRIATSLISVDQAKKNMEQELAPNATLESVAGAAQNAWDEKLKVIEVEGASKDQLITLYSNLYRLFLYPNSGFENVGTVEKPVKKYASPVSPKAGQDTPTQTGAKLVDGEFYVNNGFWDTYRTVWSAYSLLSPDTTGKLVDGFVQQYRDGGWISRWSSPGYADLMTGTSSDAAFADAYLKGVKGFDVQSAYDSAIKNATVTPPNGAVGRKGIDEGTFLGYAPNTADHGFSWAIEGYVNDNAIANMSKKLHDEAPANDPRKQEYLDNYGYFTERATQYVNVFDPSVGFFQGRDAAGKFTRSKEEFDPEVWGIDYTETNAYGMRFSVPQDGQGLANLFGGKAGLASKLDEFFAKPEQGLKFGTYPGVIHEMTEARDVRMGMYAHSNQAAHHTLYMYDYAGQPSKTQAKVREALARLYVGSELGQGYGGDEDNGEQSAWWLFGMLGFYPLQVGSSDYAIGSPLFTKATVNLPGGKKIVVNAPKNSAKNVYVQGLKVNGKAQTSTSLPHSAIANGGTLDFDMGPTPSSWGTGPDDAPKSITKGDAVPTPVHDLTKPVSGGDAAFFDNTSRTEAKIKAPIQYQVPSTNEAGSFYTLTSGKGAGDAKSWVLKGSYDGKTWAVADQRTDQTFQWRQQTRAFKIANPAHYAHYRLEVTATTGGEASLSEFEVLGKPDAACTQTITGERKGPLTVRNGVTCVDDATISGPVSVSAGASLIVRGGSISGPLTATGAAQVVLDRTKVGGPVAITGTTGTVSIELTEIGGPVALTGNKGPVLTASTIGGPLACAANSPAPTDYDLQNTVRGPAAGQCAKL
- a CDS encoding tannase/feruloyl esterase family alpha/beta hydrolase, producing the protein MRRLSMLGVAALITAGSILTAPAATAGETTLRPVRSCADLVRTYDIPGAVTHVETATVVPATATEPENCDVRGHVEPAVRFQLRLPTKTYAGRYLQFGCGGFCGVVNTPPFADCGFPHGGDVAVAATDDGHVGKTPAVVDDGKWAENDQAARDDFAFRAPHVVSKASKRLITHFYGAPPKKSYFSGCSDGGREALLLAQRYPHDFDGIVAGAPAGYWGPLLGVYQTWLAKVNTGADGKPVLTEDKLPALHAAALSSCDKSDGLGDGAIDDPRTCRFDPATIACPPGTDHAGCLTAAQVGATKKIYAPPTDEHGRKLYPGGQTVGSELSWYGWIIPSPETGGIPFAHALADNYLKYMAYPIGTPHSSVEKFAFTAREFDRLTPEGVRSNAMAPDLREFRRAGGKLVIWHGWADQAIPAAGSIDYYERLTRANGGPAATRDWARLFMVPALYHCATGDKLTEYDPLKELVSWVERGTAPDRTIATGRDADGKVFRTRPVFPYPLQAKYDGTGSVDDAANFVPVPPSRPSHDLVNWAGNGLYGKAGPVAP